Proteins from a single region of Sphingomonas sp.:
- a CDS encoding TonB-dependent receptor has product MRLAKLTLTLLAGISPIAAHAQIVTAQPVEQAPPPTPGDADRTPEDVQRSSVASDIVVTARRREEQVQNVPIPISVVGVKELDSTGSFNVQRLQQLQPTLQFYSSNPRNSSVNIRGIGAPLGLTNDGIDQGVGVYIDQVYFSRVAVATLDFLDVQQVETLRGPQGTLYGKNTVAGAINITSKAPSFHFEGRAELSIGNLEFKQAKASVSGPLSDSVAVRLGISSTSRRGTIYNVATGNYVNAQDNIGLRGAILWNAADNLKLTLSGDYNRQNPECCAQIYVRYGPTQRAANRQYPALTAAFNYAVPSTDPFDRLTDVDAELSARNVLGGVSLRGELDLGSGTLTSVSAWRFWDWGPKNDRDFTGLPITTLSQNPTRQDQFTQEFRYAGEGNGFDYVIGAFGFYQDIHTTGSQRQGPAASRWLLSPSNALSNDPSVLDGLTAENDIRLKNFSGALFAKFNWKLGDRFTLSPGVRVNYDDKVGSYVSVVRDSAGVLVPYSGGTARQAAQREAIQPQAFTGEAYRAWNVSYDLTASYKPSRDVLLYATYAHTFKSGGLNLNGVPVVNGVVQTNLAQVAPEKVDHFEIGAKTQFWDRKATLNLTGYWTSIKDYQAVVNNGSTSTLRGYLANAGEVRVRGIEADFSLRPTRNLSLYVNGAYTDHEYVKFVNAPCPPELSGGTAAPVGSAGGTPGVPGQLSPVVCDISGQWLPGISNWAFSYGGEYSLPAKVFDLDGEFYIGADASTRSKFSSNASRSIYTDIDGYTLANARIGFRTGDFNIFGWVRNALDAKYFDLLATTPGNTGLIAGNPGDPRTYGLTISKAF; this is encoded by the coding sequence ATGCGCCTTGCCAAGCTCACCTTGACACTGCTCGCCGGCATCTCGCCCATCGCCGCGCACGCCCAGATCGTCACCGCCCAGCCGGTGGAACAGGCGCCTCCGCCGACGCCCGGTGACGCGGACCGCACCCCCGAGGATGTTCAGCGCAGCTCGGTCGCGTCGGACATCGTCGTCACCGCGCGGCGCCGCGAAGAGCAGGTGCAGAACGTGCCGATCCCGATCTCGGTGGTGGGGGTGAAGGAGCTCGACAGCACCGGCAGCTTCAACGTCCAGCGCCTCCAGCAATTGCAGCCGACGCTGCAATTCTATTCGTCCAATCCGCGCAATTCATCGGTCAACATCCGCGGCATCGGTGCGCCCCTCGGGCTTACCAATGACGGCATCGATCAGGGTGTCGGCGTCTATATCGACCAGGTCTATTTCAGCCGCGTCGCGGTCGCCACGCTCGACTTCCTCGACGTTCAGCAAGTGGAGACGCTGCGCGGGCCGCAGGGCACGCTCTATGGCAAAAACACCGTTGCCGGCGCGATCAACATCACCAGCAAGGCGCCGAGCTTCCATTTCGAGGGCCGGGCCGAACTCAGCATCGGCAATCTCGAATTCAAGCAGGCCAAGGCGTCGGTCTCGGGCCCGCTCAGCGACAGCGTCGCGGTGCGCCTGGGCATCTCCTCGACCAGCCGCCGCGGCACGATCTACAACGTCGCGACCGGCAATTATGTCAACGCCCAGGACAATATCGGCCTGCGCGGCGCGATCCTGTGGAACGCCGCCGACAATCTCAAGCTGACGCTCTCGGGTGACTATAACCGTCAGAATCCCGAATGCTGCGCCCAGATCTATGTGCGCTACGGCCCGACCCAGCGCGCCGCCAACCGGCAATATCCGGCGCTGACGGCGGCCTTCAACTATGCCGTGCCCAGCACCGATCCCTTCGACCGGCTCACCGATGTCGATGCCGAGCTTAGCGCGCGCAATGTGCTGGGCGGCGTCTCGCTGCGCGGCGAACTCGATCTCGGCTCGGGCACGCTGACTTCGGTCTCGGCGTGGCGCTTCTGGGACTGGGGGCCGAAGAATGACCGCGACTTCACCGGCCTGCCGATCACCACGCTCTCGCAGAATCCGACGCGGCAGGACCAGTTCACCCAGGAATTCCGCTATGCCGGTGAAGGCAATGGCTTCGATTATGTGATCGGCGCCTTCGGCTTCTATCAGGACATCCACACCACCGGTTCGCAGCGGCAGGGCCCGGCGGCGAGCCGCTGGCTGCTCTCCCCGAGCAATGCGCTGTCCAACGATCCGAGCGTGTTGGACGGGCTGACCGCCGAAAACGACATCCGCCTCAAGAATTTCAGCGGGGCGCTGTTCGCCAAGTTCAACTGGAAGCTGGGCGACAGGTTCACCCTCTCGCCGGGCGTGCGCGTCAATTATGACGACAAGGTCGGCAGCTATGTCAGCGTCGTCCGCGATTCAGCCGGGGTGCTCGTGCCCTATAGCGGCGGCACCGCGCGGCAGGCGGCGCAGCGCGAGGCGATCCAGCCTCAGGCGTTCACGGGCGAGGCTTATCGCGCCTGGAACGTCTCCTATGATCTGACCGCGTCGTACAAGCCGTCACGCGACGTGCTGCTCTACGCGACCTATGCCCACACCTTCAAATCGGGCGGGCTCAACCTCAACGGCGTTCCCGTCGTCAACGGCGTGGTCCAGACCAATCTGGCCCAGGTCGCGCCCGAAAAGGTCGATCACTTCGAGATCGGCGCCAAGACCCAGTTCTGGGACCGCAAGGCGACGCTCAACCTCACCGGCTATTGGACCAGCATCAAGGATTATCAGGCGGTCGTGAACAACGGTTCCACCTCGACGCTGCGCGGCTATCTGGCGAATGCGGGCGAGGTCCGGGTGCGCGGCATCGAGGCCGATTTCTCGCTGCGGCCCACGCGCAACCTCAGCCTCTATGTCAACGGTGCCTATACCGATCACGAATACGTCAAGTTCGTCAACGCGCCGTGCCCGCCCGAGCTTTCCGGCGGCACCGCCGCGCCGGTCGGCAGCGCCGGCGGCACGCCGGGGGTGCCCGGCCAGCTCAGCCCGGTAGTCTGCGATATCTCGGGGCAGTGGCTGCCCGGCATCTCCAACTGGGCCTTCTCGTATGGCGGCGAATATAGCCTGCCCGCAAAGGTCTTCGATCTCGATGGCGAATTCTATATCGGCGCCGACGCCAGCACGCGCTCGAAATTCTCGTCGAACGCCTCGCGGTCGATCTACACCGACATCGATGGCTACACCCTGGCCAATGCCCGGATCGGCTTCCGCACCGGTGATTTCAACATCTTCGGCTGGGTCCGCAACGCGCTGGATGCGAAGTATTTCGATCTGCTGGCGACGACGCCGGGCAATACCGGCCTGATCGCGGGCAATCCGGGCGATCCGCGAACCTATGGGCTGACGATCAGCAAGGCGTTTTGA
- a CDS encoding Hsp20 family protein, whose amino-acid sequence MRQFDFTPFRRSTIGFDRLFDLLEASARQSASENYPPFNLERIAEDRYRITLAVAGFKSDEIDITAQQNLLLVAGKKAGENENHQGDYLHLGIATRSFERRFELADFVRVERADLSDGLLVIELVREIPEAMKPKKIAVNGVGEPASITHQADAA is encoded by the coding sequence ATGCGTCAGTTCGATTTTACCCCCTTCCGCCGCTCGACGATCGGCTTCGACCGCCTCTTCGATCTTCTCGAAGCCAGTGCGCGCCAGTCGGCTAGCGAAAACTATCCCCCGTTCAATCTCGAGCGCATCGCCGAGGATCGCTACCGGATCACGCTGGCCGTCGCCGGCTTCAAGTCCGATGAGATCGACATCACCGCCCAGCAGAACCTGCTGCTCGTCGCCGGCAAAAAGGCCGGCGAGAACGAGAACCATCAGGGCGATTATCTCCACCTCGGCATCGCCACCCGCAGCTTCGAGCGGCGCTTCGAACTGGCCGATTTCGTCCGTGTCGAGCGCGCCGATCTGTCGGATGGCCTGCTGGTGATCGAGCTGGTCCGCGAGATCCCCGAGGCAATGAAACCCAAGAAGATCGCAGTGAACGGCGTCGGCGAGCCCGCGTCGATCACGCACCAGGCCGATGCGGCCTGA
- a CDS encoding CTP synthase → MARYIFITGGVVSSLGKGLMGASLAALLQARGYKCRIRKFDPYLNVDPGTMSPHQHGEVYVTDDGAETDLDLGHYERFTGVASRQSDNVTSGRIYKTIIERERRGDYLGATVQVIPHVTDAIKAFAQDDTDGLDFVLCEVGGTVGDIESLPFIEAIRQLRNDLGRGQTCSVHLTLVPYIAAAGELKTKPTQHSVRELASLGVHADVIVCRSERALPASDRAKIALFCNVPASAVIPALDADTIYGVPLQYHREGLDTEVLRAFGIEPEGAPDLGRWEEIVDRVLNPEGEVTIGVVGKYMGVPDAYKSLTEALTHGGIANRVKVNIRWLDAELFEHDDVDEITAALEPMHGILVPGGFGERGSEGKIAGVRFARQRKVPFFGICLGMQMACIEGVRAEGIANASTTEFGDTEEPVVGMITEWMTAEGLQKREAGGDMGGTMRLGAYPARLGGNSVVASIYGSEDISERHRHRYEVNTHYKPILEQGGLVFSGMSPDGSLPEIVERPDHPWFVGVQFHPELKSKPFDPHPLFASFIEAAVRQSRLV, encoded by the coding sequence ATGGCGCGGTATATCTTCATCACCGGCGGCGTGGTCTCCTCGCTCGGCAAAGGTCTCATGGGTGCGAGCCTCGCGGCGCTCCTGCAGGCGCGCGGTTACAAGTGCCGCATCCGCAAGTTCGATCCCTATCTGAACGTCGATCCCGGCACGATGTCACCGCACCAGCATGGCGAGGTGTATGTGACCGACGATGGCGCGGAGACCGATCTCGATCTCGGCCATTATGAGCGCTTTACCGGCGTTGCTTCGCGCCAGAGCGACAACGTCACCTCGGGCCGAATCTACAAGACGATCATCGAGCGCGAGCGGCGCGGCGATTATCTGGGCGCCACCGTCCAGGTGATCCCGCACGTCACCGACGCGATCAAGGCGTTCGCGCAGGACGATACCGATGGGCTCGATTTCGTGCTGTGCGAAGTCGGCGGCACGGTCGGCGACATCGAATCGCTGCCGTTCATCGAAGCGATTCGCCAGCTCCGCAACGACCTCGGCCGCGGCCAGACCTGCAGCGTCCATCTGACGCTCGTGCCCTACATCGCGGCGGCGGGCGAACTGAAGACCAAGCCGACCCAGCACAGCGTGCGCGAACTGGCATCGCTCGGCGTCCATGCCGATGTCATCGTCTGCCGCAGCGAGCGTGCCTTGCCGGCGAGCGACCGCGCTAAGATCGCGCTGTTCTGCAACGTGCCGGCGTCGGCCGTGATTCCCGCGCTCGACGCGGACACGATCTACGGCGTGCCGCTGCAATATCACCGCGAAGGGCTCGATACCGAAGTGCTACGCGCGTTCGGGATCGAGCCGGAAGGCGCGCCCGATCTCGGCCGCTGGGAGGAGATCGTCGATCGCGTCCTTAACCCCGAGGGCGAGGTCACGATCGGCGTGGTCGGCAAATATATGGGTGTGCCGGACGCGTATAAGTCACTGACCGAGGCGCTGACCCATGGCGGCATCGCCAACCGGGTGAAGGTCAATATCCGCTGGCTCGACGCCGAGTTGTTCGAGCATGACGATGTGGACGAGATCACCGCGGCGCTGGAGCCGATGCACGGCATCCTCGTCCCCGGCGGCTTTGGCGAGCGCGGGAGCGAGGGCAAGATCGCCGGCGTCCGCTTCGCGCGGCAGCGCAAGGTGCCGTTCTTCGGCATCTGCCTCGGCATGCAGATGGCGTGCATCGAGGGTGTCCGCGCCGAGGGCATCGCCAACGCCTCGACCACCGAGTTCGGCGACACCGAAGAGCCGGTGGTCGGCATGATCACCGAATGGATGACCGCCGAGGGGCTGCAGAAGCGCGAGGCCGGTGGCGATATGGGCGGAACGATGCGGCTGGGCGCCTATCCGGCCAGGCTTGGTGGTAACAGCGTCGTTGCGTCTATCTATGGCTCGGAAGATATCAGCGAACGGCACCGTCACCGTTACGAGGTCAACACGCATTACAAGCCGATCCTGGAACAGGGCGGGCTGGTCTTTTCGGGCATGTCGCCTGACGGCTCATTGCCCGAAATCGTCGAGCGGCCCGATCATCCGTGGTTCGTCGGCGTGCAGTTCCACCCGGAACTGAAATCGAAGCCGTTCGATCCGCATCCGCTGTTCGCGAGCTTCATCGAAGCGGCGGTGCGCCAGTCGCGCCTGGTCTGA
- the secG gene encoding preprotein translocase subunit SecG has product MFTFLLVLHAIVAALMVTVILMQKSEGGGFTSGGSPSGLMSARGAADFLTRSTAILATLFIVMSIGLAVYAANRHSTAIDTSLQRMPAATAPVTSPATAPVPVVPLGGNSAAPATTSPAPAAAGNSSVPLAN; this is encoded by the coding sequence ATGTTCACCTTCCTGCTCGTCCTCCACGCCATCGTCGCGGCCCTTATGGTCACCGTGATCCTCATGCAGAAGTCGGAAGGCGGCGGGTTCACTTCGGGTGGCAGCCCCTCGGGCCTGATGTCTGCGCGCGGCGCCGCCGACTTCCTGACGCGCTCGACCGCGATCCTGGCGACGCTCTTCATCGTGATGAGCATCGGCCTCGCCGTCTATGCCGCGAATCGCCACTCGACCGCGATCGATACCTCGCTGCAGCGGATGCCCGCCGCGACGGCACCGGTCACTTCGCCGGCCACGGCGCCGGTCCCGGTCGTGCCGCTGGGCGGCAACAGCGCGGCACCGGCCACGACGTCGCCAGCTCCGGCGGCTGCGGGCAATTCGTCGGTTCCGCTCGCCAACTGA